The following coding sequences are from one Triticum dicoccoides isolate Atlit2015 ecotype Zavitan chromosome 4A, WEW_v2.0, whole genome shotgun sequence window:
- the LOC119284396 gene encoding MDIS1-interacting receptor like kinase 1-like, protein MVQSTPSMTTVAISSMIWEYHGDAGAPTAGGYFYTAHENDRPYPLYVGGGGGLYRRPPLALNGQAIVHSLTENNKKRVWASRMVRDDELYIVQLQGIPGISLPTTLVVKKCQNVNLALQVDDNVKYCYNSEMFLLASNSHDNIIKVVDLIQREDAIMLVYEYPVNGSLQSWLHQPMDDVRPLSWPQTRVIAIGMAKGLCHMHYRCKRPIIHHNINSNNILLDQNFKPVIASFDAAQMNMAGLDQPLPIVGLPLGNFGYAAPEYGVAASELTEKVDTYSFGVLMLELVTGRMANEAGADGHLATWARNNFTKLMANQHEMFQSAVDRDIPDQARYMEEMAIVFMLGVDCTVGNPQQRPSMRMALKRLRCGFVRGPFCGLLACYLL, encoded by the exons ATGGTGCAATCCACGCCCAGCATGACCACAGTTGCCATCTCCTCCATGATCTGGGAATATCATGGAGACGCAGGCGCGCCTACGGCGGGCGGGTATTTTTATACGGCGCATGAAAATGACCGCCCCTACCCTTTGTACgttggggggggaggggggttgtaccgaagacCACCTCTTGCGCTCAATGGACAAGCCATAGTCCACAGCCTTACTGAAAATAATAAGAAAAGGGTGTGGGCTAGCAGAATGGTAAGGGATGACGAACTGTACATAGTGCAGCTTCAaggcattcctggcatcagtcTCCCAACTACGCTGGTCGTCAAGAAGTGCCAGAACGTGAACCTAGCACTACAAGTGGACGACAATGTCAAGTACTGCTACAATTCGGAGATGTTCCTGTTAGCCAGCAATTCTCACGACAACATCATCAAAGTCGTAGACCTCATCCAGAGAGAAGACGCCATCATGCTCGTTTATGAGTATCCGGTGAATGGCAGCCTTCAATCCTGGCTGCACCAACCCATGGATGATGTTCGGCCGCTGAGCTGGCCACAGACGAGGGTCATCGCCATCGGCATGGCCAAAGGGCTCTGCCACATGCACTACAGATGCAAAAGGCCGATCATCCACCACAACATCAACTCGAACAACATCTTGCTTGATCAGAATTTCAAGCCCGTAATAGCCAGTTTTGACGCTGCACAGATGAATATGGCCGGACTCGACCAACCGTTGCCAATTGTTGGCCTGCCTCTTGGTAACTTTGGATACGCAGCTCCAG AATATGGGGTGGCAGCAAGCGAGCTGACGGAGAAGGTTGACACATACAGCTTTGGGGTGCTCATGCTCGAGCTCGTCACGGGGCGGATGGCTAATGAAGCTGGAGCGGATGGTCATTTGGCGACTTGGGCACGAAACAACTTCACTAAACTGATGGCAAACCAACATGAAATGTTCCAGAGTGCCGTGGACAGGGACATCCCAGATCAAGCGCGGTACATGGAGGAGATGGCAATTGTGTTCATGCTGGGTGTGGATTGCACAGTTGGGAATCCACAGCAAAGGCCGTCCATGCGGATGGCTCTCAAACGACTCCGCTGCGGCTTTGTGCGTGGTCCATTCTGTGGCCTCCTCGCTTGCTATCTGCTGTGA
- the LOC119284397 gene encoding MDIS1-interacting receptor like kinase 1-like → MAAAVAREEAGGLYRRPPLALNGQAIVHSLTENNKKRVWASRMVRDDELYIVQLQGIPGISLPTTLVVKKCQNVNLALQVDDNVKYRYNSEMFLLASNSHDNIIKVVDLIQREDAIMLVYEYPVNGSLQSWLHQPMDDVRPLSWPQRRVIAIGMAKGLCHMHYRCKRPIIHHNINSNNILLDQNFKPVIASFDAAQMNMAGLDQPLPIVGLPLGNFGYAAPEYGVAASKLTEKVDTYSFGVLMLELVTGRMANEAGADGHLATWARNNFTKLMANQHEMFQSAVDRDIPDQARYMEEMAIVFMLGVDCTVGNPQQRPSMRMALKRLRCGFVRGPFCGLLACYLL, encoded by the exons atggcggcggcggtggcgcgagaGGAGGCGG gggggttgtaccgaagacCACCTCTTGCGCTCAATGGACAAGCCATAGTCCACAGCCTCACTGAAAATAATAAGAAAAGGGTGTGGGCTAGCAGAATGGTAAGGGATGACGAACTGTACATAGTGCAGCTTCAaggcattcctggcatcagtcTCCCAACTACGCTGGTCGTCAAGAAGTGCCAGAACGTGAACCTAGCACTACAAGTGGACGACAATGTCAAGTACCGCTACAATTCGGAGATGTTCCTGTTAGCCAGCAATTCTCACGACAACATCATCAAAGTCGTAGACCTCATCCAGAGAGAAGACGCCATCATGCTCGTTTATGAGTATCCGGTGAATGGCAGCCTTCAATCCTGGCTGCACCAACCCATGGATGATGTTCGGCCGCTGAGCTGGCCACAGAGGAGGGTCATTGCCATCGGCATGGCCAAAGGGCTCTGCCACATGCACTACAGATGCAAAAGGCCGATCATCCACCACAACATCAACTCGAACAACATCTTGCTTGATCAGAATTTCAAGCCCGTAATAGCCAGTTTTGACGCTGCACAGATGAATATGGCCGGACTCGACCAACCGTTGCCAATTGTTGGCCTGCCTCTTGGTAACTTTGGATACGCAGCTCCAG AATATGGGGTGGCAGCAAGCAAGCTGACGGAGAAGGTTGACACATACAGCTTTGGGGTGCTCATGCTGGAGCTCGTCACGGGGCGGATGGCTAATGAAGCTGGAGCGGATGGTCATTTGGCGACTTGGGCACGAAACAACTTCACTAAACTGATGGCAAACCAACATGAAATGTTCCAGAGTGCCGTGGACAGGGACATCCCAGATCAAGCGCGGTACATGGAGGAGATGGCAATTGTGTTCATGCTGGGTGTGGATTGCACAGTTGGGAATCCACAGCAAAGGCCGTCCATGCGGATGGCTCTCAAACGACTCCGCTGCGGCTTTGTGCGTGGTCCATTCTGTGGCCTCCTCGCTTGCTATCTGCTGTGA
- the LOC119284399 gene encoding leucine-rich repeat receptor protein kinase MSP1-like yields MAGPVTVRDGAREVEGALEVDDNVKYHYISEMILLASNSHDNIIKVVDIIQREDAIMLVYEYPNFKPVIASFDAAQMNMAGLDQPLPIVGLPLGNFGYAAPEYGVAASGLTEKVDTYSFEVLMLELVTGRMANEFRADGHLATWARKNFTKLMANQQEMFQSAVDRDIPDQARYMEEMATVFMLGVDCTVGDPKQRPSMQMALQRLRRGCGRGPFRGLLTCYLLVTFYIYVPSAAEAALNYRTGCPCHTHCYNAFFHHETATSGTYYTAV; encoded by the exons ATGGCCGGCCCAGTGACTGTGCGCGACGGCGCGC GGGAGGTGGAAGGGGCGCTAGAAGTGGACGACAATGTCAAGTACCACTACATTTCGGAGATGATCCTGTTAGCCAGCAACTCTCACGACAACATCATCAAAGTCGTAGACATCATCCAGAGGGAAGACGCCATCATGCTCGTTTATGAGTATCC GAATTTCAAGCCCGTAATAGCCAGTTTTGACGCTGCACAGATGAATATGGCCGGACTCGACCAACCGTTGCCAATTGTTGGCCTGCCTCTTGGTAACTTTGGATACGCAGCTCCAG AATATGGGGTCGCAGCAAGCGGGCTGACGGAGAAGGTCGACACATACAGCTTTGAGGTGCTGATGCTGGAGCTCGTCACGGGGCGGATGGCCAATGAATTTAGAGCGGACGGTCATTTGGCGACTTGGGCGCGGAAGAACTTCACTAAGCTGATGGCAAACCAACAGGAAATGTTCCAGAGTGCCGTGGACCGGGACATCCCAGATCAAGCGCGGTACATGGAGGAGATGGCAACTGTGTTCATGCTGGGCGTGGATTGCACCGTCGGTGATCCGAAGCAAAGGCCATCCATGCAGATGGCTCTCCAACGATTACGCCGCGGCTGTGGGCGTGGCCCATTCCGTGGACTCCTCACCTGCTATCTGTT GGTCACGTTTTATATCTACGTTCCTTCTGCTGCTGAAGCAGCACTGAACTATCGAACAG GATGCCCCTGCCATACCCATTGCTACAATGCCTTCTTCCATCACGAGACAGCGACCTCTGGTACTTATTATACTGCTGTCTAA